The sequence GGATGCTCATAGGCACCGGCATCGGAGGGAACCTGACCCCCGTGGGCGCCACCGCCAACGTCCTTGCCTGCGGCATGCTGGAGAAACGGGGCTACAAAATCGACCTCTGGAAATATATGAAGATAGCGGTTCCCTTTTCCTGCATCGCGGTGCTGGTTGCCATGCTCCTCGTGCAGATATTCTGGTACGGGTCGTAAATTCGCAGTGGCCTGTTGGTCAAGTACTTCCCGATCACTCCCTTGCAAGTCGTGTCAGGAGCGGTTATCTTAAGATGAGGCAATCACTTATCTTTGAGGAGATACGATGATGAATCGTCTTTACCAACTCTTGGAGAACATGGGATATCTCCACCCTCTCCATCCTGCCGTTACCCACATACCTGTGGGCCTGATTTTTGGCGCCCTCCTTCTTGGCCTTGCGAGTCTCCTCTTCCGGCACGAGGAGACGGCGAGGGCGGCACGATACTGCGCAATAACCGCTCTCATCTTCGTCTTTCCCACCGCCCTTCTCGGCTATATGGACTGGCAGCATTACTATGCCGGCGGGTGGCTCCATCCCATCAAGATAAAAATCGTCCTTGCCATAGTACTTTTTCTTCTTCTTTGCGTCTCTGTGATCTTTGGCAGGAAGAAAGGGACTGTTTCATGGCCGGTTGCTTCTGCCTACGTGCTGAGCGTCTTTACGGTAGTCGGGTTAGGCTATTTCGGTGGACAGCTGATATACACCGACAAATCTCCCCCGGCCGCTCCTCAGTTTGAAAGCGGGGCAAGGCTGTACCGGGTAAATTGCAGCGGGTGCCACCCATACGGCGGTAATATTGTCGACCCGACTGCC comes from Syntrophorhabdaceae bacterium and encodes:
- a CDS encoding DUF2231 domain-containing protein, with protein sequence MMNRLYQLLENMGYLHPLHPAVTHIPVGLIFGALLLGLASLLFRHEETARAARYCAITALIFVFPTALLGYMDWQHYYAGGWLHPIKIKIVLAIVLFLLLCVSVIFGRKKGTVSWPVASAYVLSVFTVVGLGYFGGQLIYTDKSPPAAPQFESGARLYRVNCSGCHPYGGNIVDPTAPVARSTELIDLETFLRWIRDPRLDNGAKGVMPDFLASKISDAQAKELWLYIVDATGSDGKPRD